In Streptomyces sp. TLI_146, the genomic stretch GGCCGCGCAGCAACGAAGGGAACAACCGTGCCAAGTCCGTTCGAGCCCCGCGGCGAGGACGAGCCCTCGCACCTGGTGCTCGTCAACGCGGCGGGAGAGCACTCCCTGTGGCCCGCGTTCGCCGCCGTACCGGCCGGGTGGGACGTCACCGGACCCGCCGCCGCCCACGATGCCTGCCTCGCCCGCCTGGCGCGGGCACCCCATCCCGCGACCCCATCAGGAGCGACCCCGTGACCCAGGACCTGTACGAACTCGGTGACGCGC encodes the following:
- a CDS encoding MbtH family protein, with product MPSPFEPRGEDEPSHLVLVNAAGEHSLWPAFAAVPAGWDVTGPAAAHDACLARLARAPHPATPSGATP